In a genomic window of Lepisosteus oculatus isolate fLepOcu1 chromosome 3, fLepOcu1.hap2, whole genome shotgun sequence:
- the plk2b gene encoding serine/threonine-protein kinase PLK2b translates to MDILRSITYQPANNGKMSEQTLSKSCEFKRKKSEDHSHVAPEMSRIITDHTTGKCYCRGKVLGKGGFAKCYELTDLSTNKVYAAKIIPHTRVSKPHQREKIDREIELHRILHHRHIVHFFHHFEDKENIYILLEYCSRRSLAHILKARKVLTEPEVRYYLRQIVSGLKYLHEQEILHRDLKLGNFFINESMDLKVGDFGLAAKLEPLENRRRTICGTPNYLSPEVLNKQGHGCESDVWALGCVMYTMLLGRPPFETTNLKETYRCIREARYLLPSSLSVSAKQLIASMLSKNPDDRPHLDDIIRHDFFSQGFTPERLSPSCCHSAPDFHLSSPAKNFFKKAAAALFGGKKEKAKYYENLNKLTKEEDEMYKLRHDLKKTSISHQPCKQVEDTKPPIAPAGKPIVLVKENKQQIRDTIRMIVRGTLGSCSSSSECLEDSTMGSVADTVARVLRGCLENMPEAESIPNENINSTFQWVTKWVDYSNKYGFGYQLSDNTVGVLFNNGTHMSLLSDKKTIHYYAELGQCSVFSTVDAPEQFISQVTILKYFAHYMEENLMDGGDLPSVTDMRKPRLYLLQWLKSDRALMMLFNDGTFQVNFYHDHTKIIICNQNEEYLLTYINEERVSTTFRLTTLLMSGCSSDLRNRMEYALNMLLQRCN, encoded by the exons ATGGATATACTAAGATCAATCACTTACCAGCCGGCGAATAACGGCAAGATGTCCGAGCAGACGCTCAGCAAATCATGCgagtttaaaagaaagaaatcgGAGGACCACAGCCACGTAGCTCCTGAGATGTCACGGATCATAACAGACCACACCACCGGCAAATGTTACTGCCGGGGGAAAGTTTTGGGAAAG GGAGGTTTTGCCAAATGCTACGAACTGACAGACCTATCCACCAACAAAGTGTATGCTGCGAAAATCATCCCTCACACGCGCGTTTCCAAACCACACCAGAGGGAAAAG ATTGACAGAGAAATCGAGCTGCACAGAATTCTGCACCACAGGCACATCGTTCACTTCTTCCACCACTTTGAGGACAAAGAGAACATCTACATCTTACTGGAATACTGCAGCAGAAGG TCTTTAGCTCATATTCTAAAAGCCCGAAAGGTGTTGACTGAGCCAGAAGTGAGATACTATCTCAGGCAGATCGTCTCGGGACTGAAGTACCTTCACGAGCAAGAAATCCTGCACAGAGACTTAAAATTGg GCAACTTTTTTATCAATGAATCAATGGATCTTAAAGTTGGAGATTTTGGCCTTGCAGCGAAATTGGAACCCCTTGAAAACAGGAGGAG AACAATCTGTGGAACGCCAAACTACCTATCTCCAGAGGTCCTGAACAAGCAGGGACATGGCTGTGAATCGGATGTCTGGGCCCTAGGCTGTGTAAT GTACACCATGCTACTTGGAAGGCCCCCGTTTGAAACCACTAACCTGAAAGAGACCTACAGATGTATAAGAGAAGCAAGGTATCTGCTGCCTTCTTCCCTGTCAGTCTCTGCCAAGCAGCTAATAGCCAGCATGCTGTCAAAGAATCCAGATGACCGACCTCATTTAGATGACATCATTAGACATGACTTTTTCTCACAG GGATTTACTCCAGAAAGGCTATCCCCTAGCTGTTGCCACTCTGCTCCAGATTTCCACTTATCAAGCCCTGCCAAGAATTTCTTCAAGAAGGCAGCCGCTGCACTGTTTGGAGGGAAAAAGGAGAAAGCCAAGTACTACGAAAATCTCA ATAAATTAACCAAAGAAGAGGATGAGATGTACAAACTTCGTCACGACCTGAAAAAGACCTCTATCAGCCACCAGCCCTGCAAACAAGTGGAG GACACCAAGCCTCCAATTGCCCCTGCTGGGAAGCCAATAGTATTGGTGAAAGAGAACAAACAGCAGATCCGAGACACAATTCGCATGATTGTGAGAGGAACCCTTGGGAGCTGTAGCAGCAGTAGCGAAT GTCTTGAAGACAGCACAATGGGGAGTGTTGCCGATACTGTTGCCAGAGTTTTGAGGGGCTGTCTTGAAAACATGCCAGAAG CTGAGAGCATTCCAAATGAGAATATTAACAGCACCTTCCAGTGGGTGACGAAATGGGTGGATTATTCCAACAAGTATGGCTTTGGTTATCAGCTTTCAGACAACACCGTTGGCGTTCTCTTCAACAATGGGACCCACATGAGCCTGCTCTCCGACAAGAA GACTATCCACTACTATGCTGAGCTTGGTCAGTGCTCAGTCTTCTCTACAGTGGATGCCCCAGAGCAGTTCATCAGCCAAGTGACCATTCTGAAGTACTTTGCACACTACATGGAGGAAAACCTCATGGAT GGTGGGGATTTGCCTAGTGTAACTGATATGCGCAAACCCAGGCTGTACCTTCTTCAGTGGTTGAAATCGGATCGTGCATTGATGATGCTTTTCAACGACGGCACATTCCAG gtaaatTTCTACCACGACCACACAAAGATCATAATTTGCAACCAGAATGAGGAATATCTGCTGACATACATCAATGAGGAGCGTGTCTCTACCACCTTCAGGCTGACCACCTTGCTCATGTCAGGATGCTCATCTGATCTTCGCAACAGAATGGAATATGCCTTAAATATGCTTCTGCAAAGATGTAACTAA